Proteins from a genomic interval of Candidatus Gracilibacteria bacterium:
- the ligA gene encoding NAD-dependent DNA ligase LigA yields the protein MITEAQAKTRIEKLREEIRQRNYEYFVLDESKVSEAVRDALKRELKTLEEQFPQLITPDSPTQRVGSVLSGRFEKVQHKTRKWSLQDVFSSEEIREWGERLERFLPGETFEFVCELKIDGLNVSLWYEEGKLVKALTRGNGEQGEDITHTARTIAGVPLVLQEPVTLEVSGEVFMPKKSFEKLKGEFANPRNAAAGTVRQLNPQVAADRDLDFFAYSLGKNDLKKAPKTQVEILEQFQHLGLRVNKKFEQKKTLEDVIRFCEKTKRDDLQYEIDGIVIKVNSLDQQERLGYTGKAPRHSVAYKFAAEQTTSRVLNIIIQVGRTGALTPVAILEPTLVAGSTVSRATLHNEGELTRKDVRIGDTVILQKAGDVIPEVVEVLKNLRTGKEQVFVFPKKCPMCGGEVERPEDEAVARCKNKECFAVQRENIIHFVSRGALNIDGLGEKIVDQLLEEGLVGNVADLFTLTHDDFLTLPFFKDKRAGNLIKSLEKAKKTELGRLLFGLGIRFVGEQASDLVSVFIEQKNSSEKEGGNLTLKKVGEIGESILAEEWQAIEGIGERIGNSLFEWFHDEKNQKLLQELEENGVTLKRGDAEIVSDKWKGKTFVITGTLSHPREEIKAWIKANGGHVSDSVSAQTDFLVAGENPGSKYEKAKALGVVILGEKDFQDMPESEQPKKEEKEEIQISLF from the coding sequence TTGATCACCGAAGCGCAAGCCAAAACTCGTATTGAAAAGTTGCGTGAAGAAATTCGTCAGCGCAATTACGAGTATTTTGTGTTGGATGAGTCGAAGGTGAGTGAAGCGGTTCGGGATGCGTTGAAGCGAGAATTGAAGACATTGGAAGAGCAATTTCCGCAACTGATCACTCCGGATTCACCCACGCAACGGGTGGGGAGTGTGCTGTCCGGCCGTTTTGAAAAAGTGCAGCACAAGACGCGAAAATGGAGTTTGCAGGACGTGTTTTCGTCCGAGGAAATTCGGGAGTGGGGCGAGCGATTGGAGCGGTTCCTCCCCGGGGAGACGTTTGAATTTGTGTGCGAACTCAAGATCGACGGTTTGAACGTGAGTTTGTGGTACGAAGAAGGCAAGTTGGTGAAGGCCTTGACCCGCGGAAACGGTGAGCAAGGCGAGGACATCACGCACACGGCGCGAACCATTGCCGGCGTGCCGCTGGTGTTGCAAGAACCCGTGACTTTGGAAGTGTCGGGCGAGGTGTTTATGCCCAAAAAAAGTTTTGAAAAACTGAAAGGCGAATTCGCGAATCCACGCAATGCCGCCGCCGGAACCGTGCGCCAATTGAACCCTCAAGTGGCCGCGGATCGAGATCTTGATTTTTTTGCGTATTCTTTGGGTAAAAATGATCTGAAAAAGGCTCCGAAAACGCAAGTTGAAATTTTGGAACAATTTCAGCATTTGGGCCTTCGCGTGAACAAAAAATTTGAACAAAAAAAGACGCTCGAGGACGTGATCCGATTTTGTGAGAAAACAAAACGAGACGATTTGCAATACGAAATCGATGGCATTGTGATCAAAGTGAATTCACTCGACCAGCAAGAACGCCTCGGCTACACCGGCAAGGCGCCGCGTCATTCCGTGGCGTATAAATTCGCAGCAGAGCAAACCACGAGTCGCGTGCTAAACATCATTATTCAGGTGGGCCGGACCGGAGCATTGACCCCGGTTGCGATCTTGGAGCCCACGTTGGTGGCCGGGAGTACGGTTTCTCGCGCCACGCTTCACAACGAAGGTGAGCTCACCCGAAAAGATGTGCGCATTGGCGACACCGTGATCCTGCAAAAAGCCGGGGACGTGATTCCGGAGGTGGTGGAAGTGCTGAAAAATTTACGCACCGGAAAGGAACAAGTGTTCGTTTTTCCGAAAAAATGCCCGATGTGTGGAGGAGAAGTGGAGCGACCCGAAGACGAGGCCGTGGCACGTTGCAAAAATAAGGAATGCTTTGCAGTCCAACGCGAAAATATCATTCATTTTGTGTCCCGCGGAGCGCTGAATATTGATGGCTTGGGGGAGAAAATTGTGGACCAATTATTGGAAGAAGGTTTGGTGGGAAATGTCGCGGATTTATTCACTCTCACACACGATGATTTTTTAACCTTGCCGTTCTTTAAAGATAAACGAGCCGGGAACCTTATAAAGTCACTTGAAAAAGCAAAAAAAACAGAGCTTGGACGGTTATTGTTTGGGCTTGGAATTCGATTTGTGGGAGAGCAGGCGAGCGACCTTGTTTCTGTCTTTATTGAACAAAAAAATAGTTCAGAAAAAGAGGGTGGAAATTTAACGCTAAAAAAAGTGGGAGAAATCGGAGAATCCATCCTTGCGGAAGAGTGGCAAGCCATCGAAGGAATCGGGGAGCGCATCGGAAATTCTCTTTTTGAATGGTTTCACGACGAGAAAAACCAGAAATTATTGCAAGAATTGGAAGAAAACGGCGTCACTCTTAAACGTGGCGACGCAGAAATCGTGAGTGATAAATGGAAAGGCAAAACCTTTGTGATCACCGGGACTTTGTCTCATCCGCGAGAGGAAATCAAAGCCTGGATCAAGGCGAATGGCGGGCATGTGAGCGATTCGGTGAGTGCGCAAACCGACTTTCTTGTGGCTGGAGAAAATCCGGGCTCCAAATACGAAAAAGCCAAGGCCTTGGGCGTGGTGATTTTAGGAGAAAAGGATTTTCAAGATATGCCGGAGTCGGAGCAGCCGAAAAAAGAGGAGAAAGAAGAAATTCAAATAAGCTTATTCTAA
- a CDS encoding Mur ligase family protein has translation MYETLLQQFHQLKALDRTPVADVRADTFFDLARFQRFLDRVGNPEKGLPVIHIAGSKGKGSTAVLLGAALQALGKRTGIFISPYLKEPTESIFMNGEAISKETFATLLQSNLDVMAKGEARDFITSFEMLTVIALQYFHEQDVDFAVVETGMGGRLDATNVIESPILSVICPIEKEHSKLLGNSLTSIAYEKLGIVREETPVVLAHQDHFILEFARSVCMQKHSPFLSVTGNYEAAILSRSLEGSTFRLKTPKRTFPKIPVGLLGDHQVNNAITAMAALEQLFPEFDEKPIFDLWQRVRLPGRFELKRLENRDVILDGAHTVESARALRRTLDQLYPNRSMTFLLAFLEDKDIEGFGRILLRPGDTVIITQVDHPRHMPARLAEERIRAVFPQNQGICALTNNIRIAWQKALKMGKSNPIVVTGSFKLLEEF, from the coding sequence ATGTACGAAACCTTACTCCAACAATTTCACCAATTAAAAGCCCTGGATCGGACGCCGGTCGCTGATGTTCGGGCCGATACGTTTTTTGATTTGGCGCGATTCCAACGTTTTCTCGATCGGGTTGGGAATCCTGAAAAAGGTCTTCCCGTGATTCACATCGCCGGGTCCAAAGGCAAAGGCTCCACGGCCGTGCTCTTGGGCGCCGCGCTCCAGGCCCTGGGCAAGCGCACCGGTATTTTTATTTCTCCTTATCTTAAGGAGCCCACGGAATCCATTTTTATGAATGGCGAAGCGATTTCAAAAGAGACTTTTGCCACCTTACTTCAGTCTAACCTCGACGTCATGGCCAAAGGCGAAGCCCGCGATTTCATCACGTCGTTCGAGATGCTGACCGTGATCGCGCTTCAATATTTTCACGAACAAGATGTCGATTTTGCGGTGGTGGAAACCGGGATGGGCGGGCGGTTGGATGCCACGAATGTGATTGAAAGTCCGATTCTCTCCGTGATTTGCCCGATTGAGAAAGAGCACTCCAAGCTTTTGGGCAACAGCCTGACCTCGATTGCGTATGAAAAACTGGGTATTGTACGCGAAGAGACGCCGGTGGTTTTAGCACATCAGGATCACTTTATTCTCGAATTCGCACGGTCGGTGTGCATGCAAAAGCATTCCCCGTTTTTGTCCGTGACCGGGAATTATGAGGCTGCGATTCTTTCTCGATCGCTTGAAGGCTCAACGTTCCGACTCAAAACCCCCAAACGCACGTTCCCGAAAATTCCGGTGGGATTGTTGGGCGATCATCAGGTGAACAATGCCATCACGGCCATGGCCGCGCTGGAGCAACTTTTCCCGGAATTTGATGAAAAACCGATCTTTGATTTGTGGCAGCGCGTACGACTTCCGGGACGATTTGAACTCAAAAGGCTCGAAAATCGCGATGTGATTTTGGATGGCGCGCATACGGTCGAGTCGGCGCGAGCCCTGCGTCGAACTTTGGACCAACTTTATCCTAATCGCTCGATGACTTTTCTTTTGGCGTTTTTAGAAGATAAAGACATTGAAGGATTCGGGCGGATATTGCTTCGGCCCGGGGACACGGTGATTATCACGCAAGTCGACCACCCGCGGCACATGCCCGCGCGCTTGGCTGAAGAGCGAATTCGTGCGGTTTTCCCGCAAAACCAAGGCATTTGCGCGCTCACCAACAACATCCGCATCGCGTGGCAAAAAGCCCTCAAAATGGGGAAGAGCAATCCGATCGTGGTCACAGGGTCGTTTAAATTGCTGGAGGAGTTTTAG
- the dnaX gene encoding DNA polymerase III subunit gamma/tau → MADLALYRKYRPQSFDNLVGQEAIRTTLLNATRSGHLSHGYLFCGPRGTGKTTTARLVAKAINCISPTPEGEPCNKCEYCTLMNEGRLMDIIEIDAASNRGIDEIRDLREKIKFAPNQAPHKVYIIDEVHMLTPPAFNALLKTLEEPPAHAYFILATTEIHKIPETIISRCQRFDFHRIEEDVIVERLRHIAKQEQIETEDEALKIIARSAEGGMRDAISLFEQIVSDGKLLQAQVVQVLGLTGHHSIHPLFEALQEKDAKVALAEIQNVYKEGADLSQFTREFLNLLRTHLLDSLGKKEVMVRILRWVRLFQEAGKELRYSMIPELPLEVAVIKACLTEEEEAKTGWFGGILGGKKEPTEKAKKEETVVAKKEALPVKDGLKTIPQEAPAPIETASGPAPELSAEILKQYFPRILEQIATPSIRQSFKTGVFSSIEGQTVLFEFQSKFHLEKANTTPAKSEIEKAFAHVFKSKIKMDFRLSETAKLVDATLEVFGGELIE, encoded by the coding sequence ATGGCTGACCTTGCCCTGTATCGCAAATATCGACCGCAGAGTTTTGACAACCTTGTGGGACAGGAAGCGATTCGGACCACATTGCTCAATGCTACGCGTTCCGGGCATTTATCTCACGGATATCTGTTTTGCGGGCCGCGGGGCACGGGAAAAACCACGACCGCGCGTTTGGTGGCCAAAGCCATCAACTGCATCTCCCCCACTCCGGAGGGCGAACCCTGCAACAAGTGCGAATATTGCACGCTCATGAACGAAGGCCGACTCATGGATATCATTGAAATCGATGCGGCTTCCAACCGCGGGATCGATGAAATTCGCGATCTTCGAGAAAAAATTAAATTCGCCCCCAATCAAGCGCCTCATAAGGTTTACATCATTGATGAGGTGCACATGCTCACGCCTCCGGCCTTTAACGCACTCCTCAAAACGCTCGAGGAACCGCCGGCGCACGCTTATTTTATCCTTGCCACGACTGAAATTCACAAAATCCCGGAAACCATTATTTCCCGCTGCCAACGATTCGATTTTCACCGCATTGAAGAGGACGTGATCGTGGAACGACTCCGCCACATTGCCAAACAGGAACAAATCGAGACCGAGGACGAAGCGCTCAAGATCATTGCCCGGTCTGCGGAAGGCGGAATGCGCGATGCCATCAGCTTGTTCGAACAGATTGTGAGCGACGGAAAACTCCTTCAAGCTCAGGTGGTGCAGGTGCTCGGGCTCACAGGGCATCATTCCATTCATCCGCTGTTTGAAGCGTTGCAGGAAAAGGATGCCAAAGTCGCGCTCGCCGAGATTCAAAATGTGTACAAAGAAGGCGCGGATCTTTCTCAATTCACGCGTGAATTTTTGAATTTATTGCGAACCCATCTTTTGGATTCACTCGGGAAAAAAGAGGTTATGGTGCGCATTTTGCGCTGGGTTCGATTGTTTCAAGAAGCGGGCAAAGAGTTGCGCTATTCGATGATTCCGGAATTGCCCTTGGAAGTGGCGGTGATCAAGGCTTGTTTGACCGAGGAAGAAGAGGCAAAAACAGGATGGTTCGGAGGAATTTTGGGAGGGAAAAAAGAGCCGACCGAAAAAGCTAAAAAAGAAGAAACGGTTGTCGCGAAAAAAGAAGCACTCCCTGTGAAGGATGGGCTGAAAACCATTCCTCAAGAAGCCCCGGCCCCAATAGAAACCGCGAGCGGACCTGCCCCTGAACTTTCCGCCGAGATCCTCAAGCAATATTTCCCGCGCATTTTGGAACAAATCGCCACACCTTCGATCCGACAATCGTTTAAAACCGGCGTGTTTTCTTCCATAGAGGGACAAACGGTTTTATTTGAATTTCAGTCCAAATTCCATCTTGAAAAAGCCAACACCACGCCTGCCAAATCCGAGATTGAAAAAGCGTTCGCTCATGTGTTTAAATCCAAGATTAAAATGGATTTCCGCCTCTCGGAAACCGCCAAACTCGTGGACGCCACGTTGGAGGTTTTTGGGGGAGAGCTCATTGAATAG
- a CDS encoding glycosyltransferase, with amino-acid sequence MKVALVHDFLVKLGGGERVLAVLADLYPHAPIYTLLYDESRVGHVFPKDRVRPSGLQNLPDFIKNRRRYLFPFMPRMIESFNLSGYDLVISSSSAYAHGILTNTGTKHLCYCHSPMRYAWDWTHEYIEEQRIGALKTFMLRSLMKKVRLWDYYSSDRVDSYLANSKNVQQRIQKYYHQPSEVLYPPVDVDRFKVTGSHENFFLIVSTLTPYKRVELAVQLFNKIRKRLVIIGEGSDRERLQRFAGPHIDFLGYKPDEVVREYIQNCRAFIFPGEEDFGIAPVEAMAAGKPVLAYGKGGVTESVVPGLTGEFFNEPTIDSMEDALARLLASESRYDSKHIRRQAERFQRSLFEDGIKECVRKVMQSQ; translated from the coding sequence ATGAAAGTTGCCCTGGTCCATGATTTTCTCGTCAAACTTGGAGGCGGTGAACGCGTTCTTGCGGTTCTGGCAGATCTGTATCCGCACGCCCCGATTTACACGCTCCTTTACGATGAATCTCGTGTGGGCCATGTTTTTCCCAAAGACCGGGTTCGCCCTTCCGGCCTTCAAAATCTTCCCGACTTTATCAAAAATCGCCGTCGGTATCTGTTCCCTTTTATGCCGCGCATGATCGAATCCTTTAACCTCAGTGGGTACGATTTGGTGATCAGCTCGAGTTCGGCGTACGCGCACGGAATTCTCACCAACACCGGCACTAAACACCTCTGTTATTGCCATTCTCCTATGCGGTACGCGTGGGATTGGACGCACGAGTACATTGAGGAACAGCGCATTGGCGCGCTCAAGACGTTTATGCTTCGATCGTTGATGAAAAAAGTCCGATTGTGGGATTATTACTCGTCGGATCGTGTCGATTCGTATCTGGCGAATTCCAAAAATGTGCAACAACGCATTCAAAAATATTATCATCAGCCGTCCGAGGTGCTTTACCCGCCCGTGGATGTCGACCGATTTAAGGTCACGGGATCGCATGAGAATTTTTTCCTCATCGTCTCGACCCTAACGCCGTACAAACGGGTTGAACTCGCGGTTCAATTGTTCAACAAAATTCGCAAACGCCTGGTCATCATTGGCGAAGGCAGTGATCGCGAACGGCTCCAGCGTTTTGCCGGTCCGCACATCGATTTTCTCGGATACAAACCCGATGAAGTGGTGCGCGAATACATTCAAAATTGCCGCGCGTTTATTTTTCCCGGGGAGGAGGATTTTGGCATTGCGCCGGTGGAGGCCATGGCTGCGGGCAAACCGGTTTTGGCGTATGGAAAAGGCGGCGTGACCGAGAGTGTGGTGCCGGGTCTTACCGGGGAATTTTTCAACGAACCGACCATCGACTCCATGGAAGACGCCTTGGCCCGACTCTTGGCCAGCGAGTCCCGCTACGATTCCAAACACATCCGACGCCAGGCCGAGCGCTTTCAACGATCGTTGTTTGAGGATGGGATAAAAGAGTGTGTTCGAAAGGTGATGCAATCGCAATAA
- a CDS encoding glycosyltransferase family 1 protein, whose product MLIGIDASRYPHTSPTGVEVYSHEIIRGLISLCAKQKKSPEQKSPNSNEKSSDQSPRSSSPDVAQIVLYTPQPIEDLPKSIQCLLPGQRFWTHLHLAREIKKNPPDVLFVPSHVLPFRLPFPSKTKTVIMIHDVAFRTFPQAYPLFQRLYLHFTTRFAVKRASRLLVPSEATAQDLIRFYKCDPEKITIIPHGYSRPRLKVSPQKITAILKRFQLKRSDSYIFFIGRLETKKNLARLIEAFYGFKKTHSEWRLILGGGRGAGFSEILKTAQKNNSNGILMPGYLDEEEKLALFSHANIFAFPSLAEGFGFPILEAAGYGAPILASEIPAFLPLSDLIDAFSDPLDVKSIEKGLCELADHPPPHTPKDLKAYSWKKAAEKTWEVLS is encoded by the coding sequence ATGCTCATCGGAATCGATGCCTCCCGCTATCCGCATACTTCCCCCACCGGAGTGGAAGTGTATTCCCATGAAATCATTCGGGGACTGATTTCGCTGTGCGCCAAGCAAAAAAAATCTCCAGAACAAAAGTCTCCCAATTCAAATGAGAAATCTTCTGATCAATCTCCTCGCTCAAGTTCACCGGACGTTGCCCAGATCGTTTTGTACACCCCCCAACCCATCGAGGATCTCCCCAAATCCATTCAATGCTTACTTCCGGGACAACGATTTTGGACGCATCTCCACCTGGCCCGCGAAATTAAAAAAAATCCTCCCGATGTTTTGTTTGTGCCGTCGCATGTTTTGCCCTTCCGGCTTCCGTTTCCGAGTAAAACCAAAACCGTGATCATGATTCATGATGTGGCGTTCCGGACTTTTCCGCAGGCCTATCCCCTATTTCAACGCTTATATCTCCACTTCACCACGCGATTTGCGGTGAAGCGCGCCTCCCGGTTGCTGGTTCCGAGTGAAGCCACGGCCCAAGATTTGATCCGTTTTTACAAATGCGATCCCGAGAAAATCACGATCATCCCGCACGGCTATTCTCGACCGCGCCTTAAAGTTTCCCCTCAAAAAATCACCGCGATTCTCAAACGATTTCAACTCAAGCGTTCAGATTCGTATATTTTCTTTATTGGCCGACTAGAGACGAAAAAAAATCTCGCTCGATTAATTGAGGCGTTTTACGGATTCAAAAAAACACATTCCGAATGGCGATTGATCTTGGGCGGAGGACGCGGGGCCGGATTTTCCGAAATTTTAAAAACCGCGCAAAAAAACAACTCCAATGGCATCCTCATGCCCGGGTATTTGGATGAAGAAGAAAAACTCGCACTCTTTTCGCATGCCAACATTTTTGCGTTCCCATCGTTGGCTGAGGGGTTTGGATTCCCGATTCTCGAAGCTGCCGGCTACGGAGCGCCGATTCTCGCCTCTGAAATCCCGGCGTTTTTGCCGCTCAGCGACTTGATTGATGCGTTTTCGGATCCGCTGGACGTGAAATCCATTGAAAAAGGTTTGTGCGAACTCGCGGACCACCCGCCCCCACACACGCCAAAAGACCTCAAGGCGTATTCATGGAAAAAGGCGGCGGAGAAGACGTGGGAGGTACTGAGTTAA
- a CDS encoding ComF family protein yields the protein MRFFLALFDLFFPKKCLNCGNFGSFLCPPCLKILPIHPVQHCPHCLRENAHGTLCDLCRRFPAVSDFWEIDRLFVVSPYVQSSLLQTVIKTMKYRNAYPLATLMGDWMATVFCAKNPVSKEEAPWTLVVPVPLHRLREKTRGYNQSRFLAQEVSKTLDCPIWEGLERVRNTHPQAELSRKDRLKNVENAFILKEKANLLNKKVVLIDDVCSTGATLNACAAPLRAAGVKEIWGVVLGRGQAYGGPP from the coding sequence ATGCGATTTTTCCTCGCTCTTTTCGATCTTTTTTTCCCCAAAAAATGCCTGAATTGTGGAAATTTTGGTTCTTTTTTATGTCCGCCTTGCCTTAAAATTCTCCCCATTCATCCGGTTCAACATTGCCCTCATTGCCTACGCGAAAATGCTCACGGAACCCTTTGCGATCTTTGCCGACGATTTCCTGCAGTCTCGGATTTTTGGGAAATCGACCGGCTTTTTGTGGTGTCACCCTATGTTCAATCGTCCCTTTTGCAAACCGTGATCAAAACCATGAAATACCGCAATGCCTACCCCCTCGCGACCTTGATGGGCGATTGGATGGCTACTGTTTTTTGTGCAAAAAATCCTGTCTCCAAAGAAGAAGCGCCCTGGACGTTGGTGGTACCGGTCCCCTTGCATCGCCTTCGAGAAAAAACGCGCGGGTACAATCAATCTCGTTTTTTAGCGCAAGAGGTTTCCAAGACGCTGGATTGTCCGATTTGGGAAGGATTGGAGCGCGTTCGAAACACTCACCCTCAAGCCGAATTATCGCGAAAAGATCGATTAAAAAATGTCGAAAATGCGTTTATTTTAAAAGAAAAAGCCAACTTATTGAACAAAAAAGTTGTTCTTATAGATGATGTGTGTTCCACCGGCGCGACATTGAATGCTTGCGCTGCGCCTTTACGAGCCGCAGGGGTGAAAGAAATTTGGGGCGTGGTGCTGGGACGAGGACAAGCCTATTGAGGTCCTCCCTAG